A portion of the Lolium rigidum isolate FL_2022 chromosome 1, APGP_CSIRO_Lrig_0.1, whole genome shotgun sequence genome contains these proteins:
- the LOC124685423 gene encoding LOW QUALITY PROTEIN: myosin-11-like (The sequence of the model RefSeq protein was modified relative to this genomic sequence to represent the inferred CDS: inserted 1 base in 1 codon), whose amino-acid sequence MGTKVNIIVGSHVWAEDADIAWVDGEVVKINGEEAEIQATNGKKIISNLSKLYPKDMEAAAGGVDDMTKLSYLHEPGVLQNLAIRYELNEIYTYTGNILIAVNPFQRLPHLYDPHMMQQYKGAPFGELSPHVFAVADVAYRAMIHEGKSNSILVSGESGAGKTETTKMLMRYLAYLGGRAATEGRTVEQQVLESNPVLEAFGNAKTVRNNNSSRFGKFVEIQFDKQGRISGAAVRTYLLERSRVCQISDPERNYHCFYLLCAAPQEEVEKYKLGNPKNFHYLNKSNCYELVGVSDAHEYLATRRAMDIVGISTQEQDAIFRVVAAILHIGNIEFAKGKEVDSSVLKDDKSKFHLDTAAELLMCDPGALTDALCKRVMVTPEEVIKRSLDPYSATISRDGLAKTIYSRLFDWLVDKINSSIGQDANSKCLIGVLDIYGFESFKSNSFEQFCINYTNEKLQQHFNQHVFKMEQEEYTKEQIDWSYIEFVDNQDVLDLIEKKPGGVIALLDEACMFPKSTHETFAQKLYQTFQKNKRFVKPKLSRTDFAISHYAGEVMYQSDQFLDKNKDYVVAEHQELLSASRCSFISGLFPPLPEETSKTSKFASIGARFKLQLTSLMETLNSTEPHYIRCVKPNNVLKPAIFENVNVMQQLRCGGVLEAIRISCAGYPTRRTFYEFLHRFGILAPDALEGNCEEKVACKRILXKKGLLGFQIGKTKVFLRAGQMAELDARRTEVLSVAAKIIQGKMRTHIMRKKFVSLRKASVCFQAVWRGTLACKLYDRMRKQSASVKIQKNQRRHQARRSYKLLNASVLVVQTALRAMAARNEFRYKKRSKAAVTIQARYRCHRAQSYHKKLKGAAIVAQCRWRGRIARKELKKLKMEARETGALKQAKDKLEKTVEELTWRVQLEKRMRTDLEEAKTQELSKLQSSMDALQAKLDETNAVLAKEREAAKKAIEEAPPVVKETEVLVQDTEKVASLETEVDELKTSLQSEKQRADQLEKKHSEEAQANEEKQKKLEETEVKIRQFQDYLRRLEEKLSNVESENKVLRQQAVSMAPSKILSGRSKSNLQRNTESGHVSVSDSKITPVDSTIVASPKKEYDIDDKPQKSLNEKQQENQDLLIRCIAQHLGFAGNRPVAACIIYKCLLHWRSFEVERTSVFDRIIQTIGHAIETQDNNEVLAYWLSNASTLLLLLQRTLKASGSTGMAPQRRRSSSATLFGRMTQSFRGTPQGVNLALINGSMVSGVETLRQVEAKYPALLFKQQLTAYVEKIYGMIRDNLKKEISPLLGLCIQAPRTSRASLMKGSSRSNTNTAAQQALIAHWQGIVKSLGNFLNILKVNNVPPFLVRKVFTQIFSFINVQLFNSLLLRRECCSFSNGEYVKAGLAELEHWCYRATDEYAGSAWDELKHIRQAIGFLVIHQKPKKTLDEISHDLCPVLSIQQLYRISTMYWDDKYGTHSVSPEVISNMRVLMTEDSNNPVSNSFLLDDDSSIPFSVDDISKSMQQIDISDIEPPPLIRENSGFVFLLPPPE is encoded by the exons ATG GGGACGAAAGTTAATATTATAGTAGGCTCACATGTATGGGCTGAAGACGCTGACATTGCCTGGGTTGATGGAGAAGTCGTTAAGATCAATGGCGAAGAGGCTGAGATCCAAGCAACCAATGGGAAAAAG ATCATTTCGAATTTGTCGAAATTATATCCCAAAGATATGGAAGCAGCTGCCGGTGGAGTTGATGACATGACCAAGCTCTCCTATCTCCATGAGCCAGGAGTTTTGCAGAATCTGGCGATCAGATATGAACTTAATGAAATCTAT ACATACACTGGAAATATTCTCATTGCTGTCAATCCTTTCCAAAGGTTGCCGCATTTATATGACCCACATATGATGCAACAGTATAAGGGGGCACCATTTGGAGAGTTAAGTCCACATGTTTTCGCTGTCGCAGATGTTGCATACAG GGCTATGATTCATGAAGGAAAGAGCAACTCTATTCTTGTGAGTGGTGAGAGTGGTGCTGGTAAAACAGAAACAACTAAAATGCTTATGAGGTATCTTGCCTATCTGGGTGGCCGTGCTGCAACAGAAGGAAGAACTGTAGAGCAACAAGTTCTTGAA TCAAATCCAGTCCTTGAAGCTTTTGGCAATGCCAAGACTGTCAGAAATAACAATTCTAG TCGGTTTGGTAAGTTTGTTGAGATCCAATTTGATAAGCAAGGGAGAATCTCAGGTGCTGCTGTCAGAACTTACTTGTTAGAAAGGTCGCGTGTATGCCAAATTTCTGATCCTGAACGCAACTACCACTGCTTTTATCTTCTTTGTGCGGCCCCACAGGAG GAAGTTGAGAAGTACAAATTAGGAAATCCTAAGAATTTTCATTACCTTAATAAATCAAATTGCTACGAGTTGGTTGGGGTTAGCGATGCTCATGAGTATTTGGCTACCAGAAGAGCAATGGATATTGTTGGCATCAGTACTCAGGAACAG GATGCTATTTTCAGGGTTGTTGCAGCTATCCTTCATATTGGCAACATTGAATTTGCCAAGGGGAAAGAAGTTGATTCCTCAGTTTTGAAAGATGACAAATCTAAGTTCCATCTTGACACAGCTGCTGAACTTCTTAT GTGCGACCCTGGAGCCTTGACAGATGCCCTTTGTAAGCGTGTCATGGTAACACCAGAGGAGGTTATAAAAAGGAGTCTTGATCCTTACAGTGCAACTATCAGCAGGGATGGTCTAGCAAAGACGATATACTCCCGTTTGTTTGATTG GCTTGTTGATAAAATTAATAGTTCTATTGGGCAAGACGCTAACTCCAAATGTCTTATTGGGGTCCTCGACATCTATGGTTTTGAGAGCTTCAAGTCAAACAG TTTTGAACAATTCTGTATCAATTATACAAATGAGAAATTGCAACAACATTTCAATCAG CATGTTTTCAAGATGGAGCAAGAGGAGTACACCAAAGAACAAATTGATTGGAGCTATATTGAGTTTGTTGATAATCAAGATGTTCTTGACCTTATTGAGAAG AAACCTGGTGGTGTTATTGCACTTCTTGATGAGGCATG TATGTTTCCGAAGTCAACACATGAGACCTTTGCCCAGAAGCTGTACCAGACTTTTCAAAAGAATAAACGATTTGTCAAACCCAAGCTATCTCGCACAGATTTTGCTATCTCTCACTATGCTGGAGAG GTGATGTATCAGTCTGACCAATTTCTTGACAAAAATAAAGACTATGTTGTGGCAGAGCACCAGGAGTTACTGAGTGCTTCTAGATGCTCCTTTATCTCTGGACTATTTCCTCCTCTGCCAGAGGAAACATCAAAAACCTCAAAGTTCGCTTCCATTGGAGCACGCTTCAAG CTACAACTTACATCTCTTATGGAAACATTGAACTCTACTGAACCTCATTATATCAGATGCGTTAAACCAAATAATGTGCTGAAACCGGCGATTTTCGAGAATGTCAATGTCATGCAACAGCTGCGTTGTGGT GGTGTACTCGAGGCAATCAGGATCAGTTGTGCCGGATATCCTACACGTCGCACattttatgagtttttgcatcgTTTTGGAATACTTGCACCAGATGCCCTTGAAGGGAA TTGTGAAGAAAAGGTTGCATGCAAGAGGATTC GAAAGAAGGGTCTTTTAGGCTTTCAG ATAGGTAAAACAAAAGTTTTTCTGAGAGCCGGCCAGATGGCCGAATTAGATGCTAGAAGAACTGAAGTTCTCAGTGTTGCTGCCAAAATAATTCAAGGGAAAATGCGAACACATATAATGAGGAAGAAGTTTGTTTCTTTGAGGAAGGCATCTGTATGTTTTCAGGCAGTATGGAGAG GAACATTGGCCTGTAAACTCTATGATCGGATGCGAAAACAATCAGCTTCTgtcaaaattcagaaaaatcaaCGTAGGCATCAGGCAAGGAGGTCTTACAAACTCCTAAATGCTTCAGTTCTTGTAGTGCAAACGGCATTGCGGGCGATGGCAGCAAGGAATGAGTTCAGATATAAGAAACGATCTAAGGCAGCGGTTACAATTCAG GCCCGTTATAGGTGCCATAGAGCCCAGTCATATCATAAGAAGTTAAAGGGTGCAGCGATTGTTGCACAGTGCAGATGGAGGGGAAGGATTGCAAGGAAAGAACTCAAAAAACTTAAAATG GAAGCAAGAGAAACGGGTGCGCTTAAGCAAGCAAAGGATAAACTTGAAAAAACTGTGGAAGAGCTTACATGGCGCGTGCAGTTAGAGAAGAGAATGAGG ACAGATTTGGAGGAAGCAAAAACCCAGGAGTTGTCAAAACTGCAGAGCTCCATGGATGCCCTGCAAGCTAAACTGGATGAGACAAACGCAGTGCTTGCAAAGGAACGTGAAGCTGCTAAAAAAGCTATTGAGGAAGCACCTCCTGTAGTAAAGGAAACTGAGGTTCTAGTCCAAGACACTGAAAAAGTTGCTTCCTTGGAAACAGAGGTAGATGAACTTAAG ACCTCACTTCAATCAGAAAAACAAAGAGCAGACCAATTAGAAAAGAAACACTCTGAAGAAGCACAAGCAAATGAAGAAAAGCAAAAGAAGCTAGAAGAGACAGAAGTAAAAATACGTCAATTTCAGGACTATCTGAGAAG GCTAGAGGAGAAGCTATCAAATGTTGAGTCTGAAAATAAAGTCCTTCGTCAGCAAGCTGTTTCAATGGCTCCAAGCAAAATTTTGTCAGGACGTTCCAAGTCGAATTTACAG AGGAATACTGAAAGTGGCCATGTATCAGTCAGCGATTCGAAAATAACTCCTGTG GACTCCACTATCGTGGCCTCGCCTAAAAAGGAATATGACATCGATGATAAGCCACAGAAATCTCTAAATGAAAAGCAGCAG GAGAATCAAGATCTTCTAATTAGGTGCATAGCACAGCATTTGGGCTTTGCTGGGAATCGGCCAGTTGCTGCTTGTATTATATACAAGTGCCTTCTTCATTGGAGATCATTTGAAGTAGAGCGGACAAGTGTTTTTGATCGCATTATTCAGACCATTGGACATGCAATCGAG ACACAGGACAATAACGAAGTTTTAGCATATTGGCTCTCAAATGCTTCAACACTGTTACTTTTGCTTCAACGGACGCTGAAAGCTAGTGGATCAACAGGAATGGCTCCACAGCGTCGACGATCGTCTTCTGCTACTCTTTTTGGAAGGATGACCCAG AGCTTCAGAGGGACACCACAAGGTGTAAATCTTGCTCTAATAAATGGAAGCATGGTTAGTGGAGTAGAGACACTGAGACAAGTCGAAGCGAAGTATCCTGCTTTACTGTTTAAACAGCAACTTACGGCATACGTCGAGAAGATATACGGAATGATCCGGGATAATTTGAAGAAAGAGATTTCTCCTTTGCTCGGACTGTGCATTCAG GCCCCAAGAACATCAAGAGCAAGCTTGATGAAAGGATCTTCTCGTTCAAACACAAATACAGCCGCACAACAAGCTTTGATTGCTCACTGGCAAGGGATTGTGAAAAGCCTTGGGAATTTCTTGAACATACTTAAAGTGAACAAT GTTCCTCCATTCTTGGTGCGGAAAGTATTCACTCAGATATTCTCATTCATCAACGTACAACTATTTAACAG TCTTCTATTGAGAAGGGAGTGCTGCTCATTCAGTAACGGCGAGTATGTAAAAGCAGGATTAGCTGAACTTGAACACTGGTGCTATAGAGCTACCGATGAG TATGCAGGTTCGGCCTGGGATGAGCTTAAACATATTCGACAAGCTATAGGTTTCCTG GTGATCCATCAAAAACCAAAGAAAACGTTGGATGAAATAAGTCATGACCTCTGTCCA GTACTTAGCATACAACAGCTATATAGGATCAGTACTATGTACTGGGATGACAAGTATGGAACACATAGCGTCTCGCCAGAG GTTATATCAAATATGAGAGTACTAATGACAGAGGACTCCAACAATCCTGTAAGCAATTCATTTCTGCTGGACGATGACTCGAG CATACCGTTCTCCGTTGATGACATATCCAAATCAATGCAGCAGATTGATATCTCTGATATTGAACCACCCCCACTCATTCGGGAGAACTCTGGCTTTGTATTCTTATTGCCACCCCCTGAATAA